The following proteins are encoded in a genomic region of Chitinivorax tropicus:
- a CDS encoding TrkH family potassium uptake protein — translation MHKILPIANVLGKLIVLFGTLFVFPLLVSYIADDGQAADFWVAMGVVLLIGGTLWICTHRYVRELKPRDGFMLVVLLWTGFAAVATVPLMLAIEGLSFTDAYFETMSALTTTGATVLSGLDHLPASINFWRHFLNWVGGMGIIVLAVAVLPLLGVGGMQLYKAETPGPIKDSKLTPRITETAKNLWLIYAALTLLCALALKLAGMSWLDAVCHAFAALSLGGLSTHDASVGYFDSPLIEAILIVFMLLAAMNFATHFVAWRERRIRAYWRDYEAMSMLVLIGISIVVLAVYLRYWGPYAYFPNALRHVAFNLVSIATDCGFVSMDYDRWPPFAPLWMLFLSCICASSGSTGGGIKMIRTLILSRQASREMLSLLHPAVVHPVKIGPAVIPNSVVSAVLGFIFVYFMSIATLTFMLTASGMDFVSAFSAIIACINNAGPGLGQVGPAFNYQSLGDVQTWICTLAMLLGRLEVFTLLILFNPAFWRR, via the coding sequence TGCAAATGTACTGGGCAAGTTGATTGTCTTGTTCGGCACATTATTCGTCTTTCCCTTGTTGGTTTCCTATATCGCAGACGATGGGCAAGCCGCTGATTTCTGGGTTGCAATGGGGGTGGTGTTGCTGATCGGCGGCACGCTGTGGATCTGCACCCACCGCTATGTGCGTGAGCTGAAGCCGCGAGATGGATTCATGCTGGTGGTGCTGCTGTGGACTGGGTTTGCAGCAGTGGCGACGGTTCCGTTGATGCTGGCCATCGAAGGGCTGAGTTTCACCGATGCCTATTTCGAAACCATGTCCGCCTTGACGACGACTGGTGCAACAGTGCTGTCGGGGCTGGATCATCTGCCTGCTTCCATCAACTTCTGGCGACACTTTCTGAATTGGGTCGGTGGCATGGGCATCATCGTGTTGGCCGTCGCAGTGCTGCCACTGTTGGGCGTGGGGGGCATGCAGCTCTATAAAGCCGAGACACCCGGGCCGATCAAGGATTCCAAGCTCACCCCGCGCATCACCGAGACAGCAAAGAATCTATGGCTGATCTATGCGGCCCTGACCTTGTTATGCGCCCTTGCGCTGAAGCTCGCCGGCATGTCGTGGCTGGATGCAGTCTGCCATGCGTTTGCGGCCCTGAGTCTGGGCGGGTTGTCCACACACGATGCCAGCGTGGGCTATTTTGACTCCCCCCTGATCGAAGCGATACTGATCGTGTTCATGTTGCTGGCCGCCATGAATTTTGCAACACACTTCGTAGCCTGGCGCGAACGGCGGATCAGAGCCTATTGGCGGGACTACGAGGCCATGTCGATGCTGGTGCTCATTGGTATCAGCATCGTCGTGTTGGCCGTATACCTACGGTATTGGGGGCCATACGCGTATTTCCCCAATGCGTTGCGACACGTCGCGTTCAATCTGGTGTCGATTGCCACCGATTGTGGCTTTGTCAGTATGGATTATGACCGCTGGCCACCTTTCGCCCCATTGTGGATGCTGTTTCTCTCCTGTATTTGTGCCAGCTCCGGCTCGACGGGTGGAGGGATCAAGATGATCCGCACATTGATTCTGTCGCGCCAAGCCTCGCGAGAGATGTTGTCGCTATTGCATCCAGCAGTGGTGCATCCGGTCAAGATCGGCCCAGCCGTCATTCCCAACAGCGTGGTATCGGCAGTGTTGGGGTTCATCTTTGTCTATTTCATGAGCATTGCCACCCTGACATTCATGCTGACCGCCAGTGGCATGGATTTCGTATCGGCATTCAGCGCGATCATCGCATGTATCAACAACGCCGGGCCGGGTTTGGGGCAGGTTGGGCCCGCATTCAACTACCAGAGCCTGGGTGATGTGCAGACCTGGATCTGTACCCTCGCTATGCTGCTGGGGCGATTGGAAGTATTCACCTTACTGATTTTGTTCAACCCAGCTTTCTGGCGGCGTTAG
- a CDS encoding PHA/PHB synthase family protein, with amino-acid sequence MTARDFNPACGPLDRESCERLMSLQHRIGDALDPFGVSTTILRAQQAWLAHPKELTDAWWTFMADLSRVQSHLMVRATGLAAPDVIDVKPDDARWSDPVWEELPFWDITKEWYLMCTHWLQDALYQTPGLPEAERSRGAFWIRKWLNAIAPTNFFFLNPVAMRKFSESNGESLIRGLNNLIQDMREGDISMTDKRPFQVGSNLATTPGAVVFRNRVLEVIQYTPTTDQVRAVPLVIIAPWINKYYILDLNSKKSLVKHFVDQGFTVFITSWCNPGADMADATFDDYVVDGIDKIIQVARSVTKSDQVNAVGYCLGGTGLAIYMAWLAKRYDKIDDMPVKSWTLFTTLTDFARPGDVEVFINEAGLQAIDRTIDQKGYLDGKEMALTFRMLRSNSLIWHYWVHNYLYGETPPAFDVLFWNVDTTRMPGEMHKYYLREFYLQNKLIQPNALNIAGEKINLRDIQVPLYAVGAEEDHIAPWKQTFSLMGLVSGPKTYTLSTSGHILGIVNPPVNPPKRSYWSGIPKGNESADEWRAKQAKVSGSWWEHWTDWLTPHAGEWVKPPTMGNRTYKKLVDAPGTYVLVK; translated from the coding sequence ATGACCGCTCGAGATTTCAACCCTGCCTGTGGCCCGCTAGACCGCGAGAGTTGTGAGCGGTTGATGTCCCTACAGCATCGGATCGGTGACGCGCTTGACCCTTTTGGCGTCTCCACCACGATCTTACGTGCGCAGCAAGCCTGGCTGGCACACCCCAAAGAGCTGACGGATGCCTGGTGGACATTCATGGCTGATCTGTCGCGGGTGCAATCGCATCTGATGGTCAGAGCAACCGGGCTGGCTGCGCCAGACGTGATCGATGTCAAACCAGACGATGCCCGATGGTCTGACCCGGTATGGGAGGAGCTGCCATTCTGGGATATCACCAAGGAATGGTACCTGATGTGCACCCACTGGCTTCAGGATGCCCTGTATCAAACTCCTGGCCTGCCGGAAGCGGAACGTAGCCGAGGCGCGTTCTGGATTCGCAAATGGTTGAATGCCATTGCACCGACAAATTTCTTTTTCCTCAACCCCGTTGCAATGCGTAAATTTTCCGAAAGCAACGGGGAAAGCCTGATCCGTGGTTTGAATAACCTGATTCAGGACATGCGGGAGGGTGACATCTCCATGACCGACAAGCGACCCTTTCAGGTGGGGAGCAATCTTGCTACCACGCCGGGCGCGGTGGTCTTTCGTAATCGGGTGCTGGAAGTCATTCAATATACCCCGACCACGGATCAAGTGCGGGCGGTGCCCTTGGTGATCATCGCGCCGTGGATCAACAAATATTACATTCTTGATCTGAACAGCAAGAAGAGCCTGGTCAAGCATTTTGTCGATCAAGGCTTCACAGTTTTCATCACCAGCTGGTGCAACCCCGGGGCAGACATGGCTGATGCCACATTTGATGACTACGTGGTGGATGGCATTGATAAGATCATCCAGGTCGCTCGCTCCGTCACCAAATCCGACCAGGTCAATGCGGTAGGGTATTGCCTGGGCGGCACAGGCCTGGCCATCTACATGGCGTGGCTGGCCAAGCGCTATGACAAGATCGATGATATGCCGGTGAAGAGCTGGACACTGTTCACGACCTTGACCGACTTTGCCCGACCGGGGGATGTCGAGGTCTTCATCAACGAAGCTGGCTTGCAAGCCATCGACCGGACTATTGACCAGAAAGGCTATCTGGATGGCAAGGAGATGGCCTTGACATTCCGCATGCTGCGCTCCAATAGCCTGATCTGGCACTATTGGGTGCACAACTACCTGTATGGTGAAACCCCGCCAGCTTTTGATGTGCTGTTCTGGAATGTGGACACCACCCGTATGCCGGGAGAGATGCACAAATATTATTTGCGGGAGTTCTATCTGCAGAACAAGCTGATCCAGCCCAATGCGTTGAACATCGCGGGGGAAAAGATCAATCTACGCGATATCCAAGTGCCTTTGTACGCCGTTGGTGCGGAGGAAGATCATATCGCGCCTTGGAAACAGACCTTTTCCTTGATGGGGCTGGTCAGCGGTCCGAAAACCTATACCCTGTCCACGTCTGGTCATATCCTGGGCATCGTCAACCCGCCAGTCAACCCACCCAAGCGCAGCTATTGGTCAGGCATACCCAAAGGAAATGAATCCGCCGATGAGTGGCGGGCCAAGCAGGCAAAAGTATCGGGTAGCTGGTGGGAGCACTGGACAGATTGGCTGACACCCCATGCGGGCGAATGGGTCAAGCCGCCAACCATGGGGAATCGTACCTACAAGAAGCTGGTGGATGCTCCAGGTACCTATGTCTTGGTGAAATAG